In uncultured Desulfuromonas sp., the genomic stretch GTCAACAGCACAAAATTGCTCACCATCATCTCCAGCCCCACCCCTTTGAGATAAATACTGCGCAGCATGGCGATAAAGTAACGGGCGGGGAAAACATACGTCAGAATACGGATCGGCAACGGCATATTGGCGATCGTGAAAACAAAACCACTCAGCACCAGCGTTGGTAAAAAGCCGGTTATCAGGGCAATCTGGTTGGCGACCACCTGTTTTTTCAGCACGATACTCAGTACCAGTCCGTAAAACAGCACGCCGACGAGGAACAGCGACGCGACCAGCAAGACCAGCGCCGGTTCGCCACGCAACGGCACATCAAACAGCCATTGACCGAGACCGGCGGCGATCAGAACATCGACGATACCGATAAAGTAGAGCGGTATCGCCTTGCCCAGAGTCAACTCCAGACGACGAATCGGCGTACTGATCAGTTGCTCCATCGTACCGGTCTCCCATTCACGGGCCACAGTAACACTGGCCAGCATGGATGCGATCACCACCATAACAATGGCAATAATGCCGGGAACGATATTGTAGGTGCTGACCAGGCCCTGGTTGTACCAGGCGCGCATATGACCCTCAACCTGCCCCACCCGGATCTCG encodes the following:
- a CDS encoding ABC transporter permease, with protein sequence MINLQRLKAVVVKEFIHILRDWRSLALAVAIPVLLLALFAYALNMDLNQVPTAVIDRSMSPQSRDLVSQFDGSSYFSIEYSLQTLDEVQSAMRQRRILVALLIERDFARHIEQGKTAQVQLIVDGSDANIGRLALGYAQALGWLYSQQVLVERSRRLGSEIRVGQVEGHMRAWYNQGLVSTYNIVPGIIAIVMVVIASMLASVTVAREWETGTMEQLISTPIRRLELTLGKAIPLYFIGIVDVLIAAGLGQWLFDVPLRGEPALVLLVASLFLVGVLFYGLVLSIVLKKQVVANQIALITGFLPTLVLSGFVFTIANMPLPIRILTYVFPARYFIAMLRSIYLKGVGLEMMVSNFVLLTLYAAVMVFIANRALKLRLN